A part of Magnetococcales bacterium genomic DNA contains:
- a CDS encoding FliA/WhiG family RNA polymerase sigma factor: MSAQTAQITKNQDTKAWESMTRDEIIVKYAPMVKYVASRMSMKLPESVELDDLVQVGVLGLIDAVSKFDPARGIKFQTYAEFRVRGAILDELRSMDWVPRAVRQAATQIEEVFHKLEVQEGRPADDEEVADNLGISLGDYYAQLDAIRGISIISYEDLRPSIDDEEWDVLEVFADPEVEDPLEAIGLQELRQGLSEAISSLPEKERLVVTLYYFEELTMSEIGEVLGLTESRISQLHSKAALRMRARIRRVMGRK, translated from the coding sequence ATGAGTGCCCAAACCGCCCAAATAACCAAAAATCAAGACACCAAAGCCTGGGAATCCATGACCCGGGACGAAATCATCGTCAAATATGCCCCGATGGTGAAATATGTCGCCTCCAGAATGTCCATGAAGCTTCCCGAATCGGTGGAGTTGGACGACTTGGTTCAGGTGGGGGTGTTGGGATTGATCGATGCAGTCTCCAAGTTTGATCCAGCCCGGGGAATCAAGTTTCAGACCTATGCCGAATTTCGGGTTCGGGGAGCCATTCTCGATGAATTGCGCTCCATGGATTGGGTTCCCCGAGCGGTTCGCCAGGCCGCCACCCAGATTGAGGAGGTGTTCCACAAGCTGGAAGTCCAGGAAGGGCGGCCTGCTGATGATGAAGAGGTGGCGGACAATCTGGGGATCAGCCTGGGGGATTATTATGCCCAGCTGGATGCCATTCGGGGTATTTCCATTATCTCCTATGAAGATTTGCGTCCTTCCATAGATGATGAAGAGTGGGATGTTCTGGAGGTGTTTGCCGATCCGGAGGTGGAGGATCCTCTGGAAGCGATTGGTTTGCAGGAGTTGCGGCAAGGGTTGAGTGAGGCGATCAGCTCCCTGCCGGAGAAAGAGCGTTTGGTGGTGACCCTGTACTATTTTGAGGAGCTTACCATGAGCGAAATCGGTGAGGTTTTGGGGCTCACCGAATCACGGATTTCCCAGCTTCACAGTAAGGCGGCTCTCAGGATGCGGGCGCGAATTCGCCGGGTCATGGGTCGAAAATAG
- a CDS encoding pilin, which produces MTGIRWSTTGKQTRQRVWSQAEAASGSEWRATAQATGVSRRGQAGFTLIELMIVIAIIGNLAAVAMPMFEQQVSRAQMAEAIGFLTDAKSALAEYYAVEGQFPDDITDAYGPSETLSNLGEYTNRISGWGYNWYGPPYDDWFYIYAQFRTSDVGQGLLLSRYIALRTTDGGRTWTCGYFWYGYERYYPSNCQNYI; this is translated from the coding sequence ATGACTGGGATTCGATGGTCCACAACGGGGAAACAGACGCGTCAACGCGTTTGGAGCCAGGCGGAAGCTGCGTCAGGATCAGAGTGGCGTGCCACAGCCCAAGCGACCGGTGTATCCCGGCGCGGGCAGGCAGGTTTTACCCTGATCGAGTTGATGATCGTCATCGCCATCATCGGCAACCTGGCCGCTGTCGCCATGCCTATGTTCGAGCAGCAGGTATCCCGGGCACAGATGGCCGAAGCCATCGGCTTTTTAACCGACGCCAAATCCGCCCTGGCTGAATATTATGCGGTGGAGGGGCAATTCCCCGACGATATCACCGATGCCTACGGCCCCTCGGAAACCTTGTCCAACCTGGGAGAATATACCAATCGGATCAGCGGCTGGGGGTATAACTGGTATGGTCCCCCCTACGATGACTGGTTCTATATCTATGCCCAGTTCAGGACCTCTGATGTCGGTCAGGGGCTGTTGCTTTCCCGTTATATCGCTTTGAGAACCACGGATGGCGGGCGGACCTGGACCTGTGGTTATTTTTGGTACGGCTACGAGCGCTATTATCCGTCCAACTGCCAAAACTATATCTGA
- the guaB gene encoding IMP dehydrogenase: MRVLKEALTFDDLLLVPALSSVLPREVDIATRLTRGINLKMPLISAAMDTVTEAPAAIAMAQEGGIGIIHKNMTVKDQAKHVRTVKRFVTGMVVDPLTIRPEAPLREAKGLMKQNHISGVPVTEADGHLLGILTNRDVRFATDPAQPIRELMTPQEDLVTVREEVAMAEAKRQLHQHRIEKLLVVDGAFRCVGLITVKDIEKSQTHPDACKDDTGRLRVGAAVGVGKEGQRRVTALMEAEVDVIVVDTAHGHSQGVLDLVKWIKDRYPNAQVIAGNVATAAGTRDLIEAGADGVKVGIGPGSICTTRVVAGVGIPQMTAIADCVEEAEKSDIPIIADGGVKFSGEIAKAIAAGASSVMLGSMFAGTDESPGEVFIYQGRSYKTYRGMGSIGAMAKGSKDRYGQSGVEADKLVPEGVEARVPYKGPLHNLIHQMIGGLRAAMGYTGCPDIPTLRTQAQMVRITSSGLRESHVHDVNITKESPNYRLD; the protein is encoded by the coding sequence ATGCGCGTCCTCAAAGAAGCCTTAACTTTCGACGACCTTCTCCTGGTCCCGGCCCTCTCCTCGGTCCTGCCCCGGGAGGTCGATATTGCCACTCGACTGACCCGTGGGATCAACCTGAAAATGCCCCTGATCTCAGCCGCGATGGATACCGTGACCGAAGCCCCGGCCGCTATCGCCATGGCCCAGGAAGGGGGGATCGGCATCATCCATAAAAACATGACCGTCAAGGATCAGGCCAAACATGTCCGCACGGTCAAACGATTCGTCACCGGTATGGTGGTGGACCCTCTGACCATACGACCTGAAGCCCCCCTGAGAGAGGCCAAGGGGCTCATGAAACAGAACCATATCTCCGGGGTTCCCGTCACCGAAGCCGATGGCCATCTGCTGGGCATTCTCACCAATCGGGATGTCCGCTTTGCGACCGACCCGGCCCAACCCATTCGGGAGCTGATGACTCCCCAGGAAGATTTGGTCACCGTTCGAGAAGAGGTCGCCATGGCCGAGGCCAAGCGACAGCTCCATCAACACCGCATCGAAAAGCTGCTGGTGGTGGATGGGGCCTTCCGCTGTGTCGGGCTGATCACGGTGAAGGATATCGAAAAATCCCAGACACATCCGGATGCCTGCAAGGATGACACCGGTCGCTTGCGAGTGGGGGCTGCTGTTGGCGTCGGCAAGGAGGGGCAACGCCGGGTGACCGCCCTCATGGAAGCCGAAGTGGATGTGATTGTGGTGGATACCGCCCACGGCCACTCCCAGGGTGTGCTCGACCTGGTCAAATGGATTAAAGACCGCTACCCCAACGCCCAGGTGATCGCTGGCAATGTGGCGACAGCTGCGGGTACCCGGGATTTGATCGAAGCCGGGGCCGACGGGGTCAAGGTGGGAATTGGACCCGGCTCCATCTGTACCACCCGGGTGGTGGCTGGTGTGGGCATTCCCCAGATGACCGCCATCGCCGACTGTGTGGAAGAAGCGGAAAAATCAGATATTCCCATTATCGCCGACGGTGGGGTCAAGTTTTCCGGAGAGATTGCCAAGGCCATTGCAGCGGGTGCTTCCAGTGTCATGCTGGGCTCCATGTTTGCTGGCACCGACGAATCCCCCGGCGAGGTTTTCATCTATCAGGGCCGCTCCTACAAAACCTATCGGGGCATGGGCTCCATCGGTGCCATGGCCAAAGGCTCCAAGGATCGCTATGGCCAGAGCGGGGTGGAGGCGGACAAGCTGGTGCCCGAAGGGGTGGAAGCCCGCGTGCCCTACAAAGGGCCCCTGCACAATCTCATCCACCAGATGATCGGTGGACTGCGTGCGGCCATGGGCTATACCGGCTGCCCGGATATCCCCACCCTGCGCACCCAGGCCCAAATGGTCCGAATCACCTCCTCCGGGCTTCGGGAATCCCACGTTCACGACGTCAATATCACCAAAGAATCCCCCAACTATCGGTTGGATTGA
- the flhA gene encoding flagellar biosynthesis protein FlhA, whose product MAVGIILMLAVMLLPMPSALLDLLLSVNISLAIVILLTTVYVHKPLEFSSFPSVLLIATLLRLSLNISTTRLILLHGSEGEAAAGQVIRSFGQFVVGGNPVVGVIVFSILVIINFVVITKGAGRIAEVAARFTLDKMPGKQMAIDADLNSGLITEVEAKKRRREIEEESEFFGAMDGASKFVRGDAVAGILITLINIVGGFIIGVAQQDLSAGDAANIYTILTVGDGLVAQIPALVISSAAGFLVTRASSDRHMAEHMGGQITANPRVILISAIVLGLFALTPGMPTTAFSVLAILLGFWAYMLFKKKDTQAKELVREEKVQAQTEAQVEEPIESFLALDLLRLDVGYGLISLVDESQDGDLLDKIRSIRRQFATDMGFVVPPIHIKDNLQFRPGEYVFLVKGVEVGRGEIKTGHFLAMEGGVVTGKINGVPTTEPAFGLPALWINANDRERAEMLGYTVVDPATVLATHITELVHNHSHEMLNRQEVQSLLDLVAKNQPKLVEELVPNQISLGGIQKVLQGLLRERVSIRDMTTILETVADYAKLVKHPAQLVELVRQSLARSLVRRYLDDEGKLSALVLGADAENLVTEAIVDGEFGSYLSMAPRSTSLFLKKVRVNVEKVAMRVVQPVIITGSRVRPFVKQCTEGVFPHLVVLSQNEVPSNVQVQSLGTVSLS is encoded by the coding sequence ATGGCTGTCGGCATCATCCTGATGCTGGCCGTGATGCTGCTGCCGATGCCCTCGGCACTGTTGGACCTGTTGCTTTCCGTCAATATTTCATTGGCCATCGTCATTCTTCTGACGACTGTTTATGTTCATAAACCGCTTGAATTTTCTTCATTTCCAAGCGTTTTGCTGATTGCCACCCTGTTACGCCTCTCCCTGAACATTTCCACCACCCGTTTGATTTTGCTCCACGGGTCGGAAGGGGAGGCGGCAGCGGGTCAGGTGATTCGTTCTTTTGGCCAGTTTGTGGTAGGAGGCAACCCGGTCGTCGGGGTCATTGTTTTCTCGATCCTGGTGATTATCAACTTTGTGGTGATCACCAAAGGTGCCGGGCGCATCGCTGAAGTGGCCGCCCGCTTCACCTTGGACAAGATGCCCGGTAAGCAGATGGCTATCGATGCCGATCTCAACTCCGGACTCATCACCGAGGTGGAAGCCAAAAAACGTCGGCGGGAGATCGAAGAAGAGTCGGAATTTTTCGGGGCCATGGACGGTGCTTCGAAATTTGTCCGAGGGGATGCGGTTGCGGGTATTCTCATCACCCTGATCAACATCGTCGGCGGCTTCATCATCGGTGTCGCTCAACAGGATCTGAGTGCCGGGGATGCAGCCAATATCTATACGATTCTGACGGTGGGGGATGGACTGGTGGCACAGATTCCGGCCCTGGTGATCTCCTCCGCTGCCGGTTTTTTGGTGACCCGAGCCTCTTCCGACCGCCACATGGCGGAACACATGGGGGGGCAGATTACTGCAAACCCCCGGGTCATTCTGATCTCTGCTATCGTCCTGGGACTTTTTGCTCTGACGCCCGGCATGCCCACCACGGCTTTTTCGGTGTTGGCCATCCTGCTGGGTTTTTGGGCCTACATGCTCTTTAAAAAGAAAGATACCCAAGCCAAGGAGCTGGTGCGGGAAGAGAAGGTTCAGGCCCAGACCGAGGCACAGGTGGAGGAGCCCATCGAAAGCTTTTTGGCCCTCGATCTTTTGCGCCTGGATGTGGGCTACGGTTTAATCTCCCTGGTGGACGAGAGCCAGGATGGGGATTTGCTGGATAAGATTCGCTCGATTCGGCGCCAATTTGCCACCGACATGGGGTTCGTCGTCCCCCCCATCCACATTAAGGATAACCTCCAGTTCAGACCCGGAGAGTATGTTTTCCTGGTGAAGGGCGTGGAGGTGGGACGCGGTGAGATCAAGACCGGTCACTTTTTGGCCATGGAAGGGGGGGTGGTGACGGGCAAGATCAATGGCGTTCCCACCACCGAGCCCGCCTTTGGTCTGCCGGCCTTGTGGATCAATGCCAACGACCGGGAACGGGCGGAAATGTTGGGCTACACGGTGGTGGATCCCGCTACCGTGCTGGCGACCCACATTACCGAACTTGTGCACAACCATTCCCACGAAATGTTGAATCGCCAGGAGGTGCAGAGTCTTCTGGATCTGGTCGCCAAAAATCAGCCCAAGCTGGTGGAAGAGTTGGTTCCCAATCAGATCTCTCTGGGAGGAATCCAAAAAGTATTGCAGGGGCTATTGCGGGAGCGGGTTTCCATCCGCGATATGACCACCATTCTGGAAACGGTGGCCGACTACGCCAAGCTGGTCAAACATCCGGCCCAACTGGTGGAACTGGTCCGGCAATCCCTGGCCCGGTCTCTGGTTCGTCGCTACCTGGACGACGAGGGCAAACTGTCGGCATTGGTGCTGGGAGCGGATGCGGAAAACCTGGTCACAGAGGCGATTGTCGATGGGGAGTTCGGTTCATATCTTTCCATGGCCCCTCGCTCCACCAGTCTGTTTCTGAAAAAAGTCCGGGTGAATGTGGAAAAAGTGGCCATGCGGGTGGTGCAGCCGGTCATCATTACCGGCTCCCGGGTTCGACCGTTCGTCAAGCAGTGTACCGAGGGTGTTTTTCCCCATCTGGTGGTGTTATCCCAGAATGAGGTGCCCTCCAATGTGCAAGTTCAATCCCTGGGAACGGTTTCTCTCTCCTGA
- the flhF gene encoding flagellar biosynthesis protein FlhF → MKISTFQARDMREALLEVKEKLGPDAVILSTRSIRVKGKAGLPTGRSMIEVTACPNPGADGSVPTPSFPRRVATGEAQVSGEAAAKPGRGRLFSAVVDDPVEMAPKESFRSPPPEPARRRAPAAVGGRISSSSDLSDIRSSLRTLEERVSGLPSILDNEATGLGPEGKKRYSWLLMHGVEEPIARKIAAMDQEDVEGGLESAFKKVMQFRDPLDGRARVIALVGPTGVGKTTTLAKIAAELILNRRQNVGMITLDTFRVGAVAQLETYAKLLQVRLVVARSLSEVKAGLQSLNRCDFILVDTVGSSPYNRRQVNSTGGLLPVMGEDREVMLCMAANVRESEQQAIYRRFYSLSPTGLIFTKLDETVTYGGVLNVALRAQIPLTLFTDGQRVPENLGWMSAKKLAQWFQKEHPVEE, encoded by the coding sequence ATGAAAATATCAACCTTTCAAGCCCGGGACATGCGGGAGGCGCTTTTGGAGGTCAAGGAAAAGCTTGGCCCCGATGCTGTGATTCTCTCCACTCGCTCCATACGGGTGAAGGGCAAGGCCGGGCTTCCCACGGGTCGCTCCATGATCGAGGTGACCGCCTGTCCCAATCCCGGAGCCGATGGGAGTGTGCCAACACCGTCATTCCCCCGGCGGGTAGCTACCGGGGAGGCTCAGGTCTCTGGAGAGGCGGCAGCCAAACCGGGGCGCGGGCGGCTTTTTTCAGCGGTGGTGGATGACCCGGTGGAGATGGCCCCAAAAGAGTCTTTCCGATCACCTCCTCCGGAACCCGCCCGGCGACGTGCTCCGGCTGCGGTGGGGGGCCGGATTTCATCCTCTTCGGATCTTTCGGATATACGCTCCTCCTTGAGAACCCTGGAAGAGCGGGTTTCGGGTTTACCATCGATTTTGGATAATGAAGCCACAGGCCTGGGTCCCGAAGGCAAAAAACGCTACAGCTGGCTTCTGATGCACGGCGTTGAGGAGCCCATTGCCCGTAAAATAGCCGCCATGGATCAGGAGGATGTGGAGGGTGGGCTTGAGTCGGCCTTCAAAAAGGTGATGCAGTTTCGGGATCCTCTGGATGGTCGCGCCCGGGTGATTGCCCTGGTTGGACCCACCGGGGTGGGAAAAACCACCACCTTGGCCAAGATCGCCGCTGAATTGATCCTCAATCGGCGCCAAAACGTCGGCATGATCACCCTGGACACCTTCCGGGTGGGTGCAGTTGCCCAGCTGGAAACCTATGCCAAGCTGCTCCAGGTGCGCCTGGTGGTGGCCCGCTCCCTCTCGGAGGTCAAGGCGGGCCTGCAATCTCTCAACCGGTGTGACTTTATCCTGGTGGATACGGTGGGATCGAGTCCCTACAACCGGCGTCAGGTCAACTCCACCGGTGGATTGCTGCCGGTGATGGGGGAGGACCGGGAGGTGATGCTCTGCATGGCGGCCAATGTGCGGGAGAGCGAGCAGCAAGCGATCTACAGGCGGTTCTATTCCCTCTCTCCCACAGGGCTGATTTTTACCAAGCTCGATGAAACCGTCACCTATGGTGGCGTGCTCAACGTCGCACTGCGGGCACAAATTCCCCTGACTCTTTTTACCGACGGACAGAGGGTTCCGGAAAATCTGGGTTGGATGTCTGCCAAAAAACTGGCCCAATGGTTTCAGAAGGAACACCCGGTGGAAGAGTGA
- a CDS encoding EscU/YscU/HrcU family type III secretion system export apparatus switch protein — translation MGEDEKREEGHIKQAVALRYRKSRDKAPQITASGKGRIADAILKRAEAAGVTLMEDPDLVAVLGKIPVGESVPPDLYKAVAEVLAYVYRINKSFDGEGDS, via the coding sequence ATGGGCGAGGATGAAAAGAGAGAGGAAGGCCACATCAAGCAGGCCGTGGCGCTGCGTTATCGCAAAAGCCGGGACAAGGCCCCTCAGATTACCGCATCGGGAAAGGGGCGTATCGCTGACGCCATTCTCAAGCGGGCCGAGGCGGCGGGGGTTACGCTGATGGAGGATCCCGACCTGGTGGCGGTGTTGGGCAAGATTCCCGTAGGAGAGAGTGTCCCCCCCGATCTTTACAAGGCGGTGGCCGAGGTGCTCGCCTATGTCTATCGAATCAACAAATCGTTTGATGGAGAAGGGGATTCGTAG
- a CDS encoding pilin, producing MIGIRTYLQAIIHRTISGKMAAKSSAIDRVSLHRQKAAVGSEAGFTLIELMLVIAIIGNLAAVAMPMFEQQVSRAQMSEGLGFLMDAKSALAEYYAVEGRFPTALTDAYGPAWTGNDLGKYTDRIIGWGSLDPSYPDIYYLSADFKDSNVAEGLMLSGFIGLKTTDGGLNWTCGFFWYGYERYYPTNCQNYI from the coding sequence TTGATTGGGATTCGCACCTATTTGCAAGCAATAATCCATCGAACCATTTCTGGCAAGATGGCCGCCAAGTCATCTGCCATTGATCGTGTTTCACTGCATCGGCAAAAGGCTGCCGTGGGAAGTGAGGCCGGGTTTACCCTGATCGAATTGATGTTGGTGATCGCCATTATCGGCAATCTGGCCGCTGTGGCCATGCCCATGTTCGAGCAACAGGTTTCCCGGGCACAGATGTCCGAAGGGCTTGGGTTTTTGATGGATGCCAAATCCGCCCTGGCTGAATATTACGCCGTAGAGGGCCGGTTTCCCACAGCACTGACCGACGCCTACGGGCCAGCCTGGACCGGTAACGACCTGGGGAAATATACCGACCGCATTATCGGCTGGGGATCGTTGGATCCGAGTTATCCGGATATCTATTATCTTTCAGCTGATTTTAAGGATTCCAATGTCGCGGAAGGGTTGATGTTGTCGGGGTTCATCGGTTTGAAAACGACAGATGGGGGGCTCAACTGGACTTGCGGTTTCTTTTGGTATGGCTACGAGCGCTACTATCCGACCAACTGTCAAAATTATATCTAG
- a CDS encoding MinD/ParA family protein — protein MIEDVDNQVATLKELARKVAETPHAAAETPSVATAVGKVAKERVARRKVPYTMAVTSGKGGVGKTLVSVNLAIAFARQGLKVLVIDADLGLANIDVVLGLTPQYTIQDVLDGGMSLSEVAITGPMGITILPAASGVAELSTLSETQRLSLMDHIDNWNDDFDVVLVDTGAGISSTVRFFVLAVERITVVATPDPASITDAYALMKVMFTNHRISRFDLLVNQAKSEQEAREVYRTLYRVADKFLNIGLKYCGYIPYATHLSQAVRKQKPVTELFPESEATASFDKLSTNLLEMWGENRQNDGLMTFFWRRLLEEDKDASPQSPES, from the coding sequence ATGATCGAAGATGTTGACAACCAGGTGGCAACTCTCAAGGAGTTGGCCCGCAAGGTAGCCGAGACTCCTCATGCGGCTGCTGAAACGCCGTCGGTGGCCACAGCGGTCGGAAAGGTGGCCAAAGAGCGGGTCGCCCGACGCAAAGTGCCCTATACCATGGCTGTGACCAGTGGTAAGGGAGGGGTGGGCAAAACTTTGGTGAGCGTCAACCTGGCCATCGCCTTTGCCCGGCAGGGGCTCAAGGTGTTGGTCATTGATGCCGACTTGGGGCTTGCCAACATCGACGTGGTGTTGGGTCTGACGCCCCAATATACCATCCAGGATGTGCTGGATGGCGGTATGAGCCTCTCCGAGGTGGCGATCACTGGCCCCATGGGGATAACCATTCTACCTGCGGCCTCCGGCGTGGCCGAGCTTTCCACCCTTTCGGAGACCCAGCGTCTCTCCCTGATGGATCACATCGACAACTGGAACGATGATTTTGATGTGGTGCTGGTGGATACAGGCGCGGGGATTTCCAGTACGGTACGGTTTTTTGTGCTGGCGGTGGAGCGGATCACGGTGGTAGCCACCCCCGATCCCGCCTCCATCACCGATGCCTATGCCCTGATGAAGGTGATGTTTACGAATCACCGCATCTCCCGTTTTGACTTGTTGGTCAATCAGGCCAAGAGCGAGCAGGAGGCCCGGGAGGTCTATCGCACCCTCTATCGGGTGGCGGATAAATTTTTAAATATTGGTCTCAAATATTGCGGCTATATTCCATATGCCACACACTTGAGCCAGGCGGTACGCAAACAGAAACCGGTGACGGAGCTGTTTCCTGAATCCGAAGCGACGGCCTCTTTTGATAAACTTTCCACAAATCTGCTTGAAATGTGGGGGGAAAATCGTCAAAACGACGGACTGATGACCTTTTTCTGGCGGCGGCTTCTGGAGGAGGATAAAGATGCCTCCCCCCAAAGCCCGGAAAGTTGA
- a CDS encoding flagellar hook-length control protein FliK, whose translation MIISGLLLPSGDTAASVKLPRVFSQGESFTARVSRLDNHGQGLMRLPDGHLFSFSGAKGLSEGEQVRLEVVRTAPELTFRLAGTQSQAASQLAESAEQSLVRAPDVFARLIAQAGLAKGGMSGEALLFSLKNAGQPFLVTDKGETLAGLLQKNLPNISGDALLRGNGASLAKLLEGGSRQDVADAIRNLQLAAGTLRLGGEESAGMAGKESAAAELAATRGALQRLGDLLAMQEILPRTPAADGQAFPGYRLFWLTEGGLGEAIWRQSGGKKGGRGEADNNSILVSLNMTHLGSVQARLELGERQLMVSIAAEDEQALSALRGQVGQLRTGIQEIGLPLKALELSRLTRAGMREARQQLLGLAGSGFSARA comes from the coding sequence ATGATCATTTCAGGGCTGCTGCTGCCGTCTGGCGATACAGCTGCCAGCGTCAAGCTGCCCCGGGTTTTTTCCCAGGGTGAATCCTTTACCGCCCGGGTTTCCCGTCTTGACAACCATGGTCAAGGTCTCATGAGGCTGCCTGACGGCCATCTTTTTTCCTTTTCCGGTGCCAAGGGACTCTCTGAAGGGGAGCAGGTACGCCTGGAGGTGGTCCGCACCGCTCCTGAACTCACCTTTCGCCTTGCTGGCACCCAATCCCAGGCTGCATCCCAACTGGCTGAATCCGCTGAGCAAAGTCTGGTCCGCGCCCCCGATGTATTCGCCCGATTGATCGCCCAGGCCGGTTTGGCCAAAGGGGGCATGAGTGGGGAGGCACTGCTGTTTTCCCTTAAAAATGCCGGACAGCCGTTTTTGGTCACCGACAAGGGGGAGACCCTGGCGGGGCTTCTGCAAAAAAATCTGCCCAATATTTCCGGTGATGCCCTTTTAAGAGGAAATGGGGCTTCTCTGGCCAAGCTTTTGGAAGGGGGCTCCCGACAGGATGTGGCTGACGCCATTCGCAACCTGCAACTGGCGGCTGGCACCCTTCGTCTGGGGGGGGAGGAGAGCGCCGGGATGGCTGGCAAGGAGAGTGCTGCCGCTGAACTGGCTGCCACCCGTGGAGCTTTGCAGCGGCTGGGGGATCTTCTCGCCATGCAGGAAATTTTGCCTCGTACCCCCGCAGCCGACGGCCAGGCCTTTCCGGGATATCGTCTGTTCTGGCTCACCGAAGGGGGGTTGGGGGAGGCGATCTGGCGCCAGAGTGGTGGAAAAAAAGGCGGCAGAGGAGAGGCGGACAACAACTCCATTCTGGTCTCCCTCAACATGACCCATCTGGGCTCGGTCCAGGCTCGATTGGAACTTGGGGAAAGACAGTTGATGGTTTCCATCGCCGCCGAAGATGAACAGGCCCTCTCGGCCTTGCGGGGTCAGGTAGGCCAACTGCGCACCGGGATTCAGGAGATAGGGCTGCCTCTGAAGGCGCTGGAACTCTCCCGCCTGACGCGAGCTGGAATGCGGGAGGCGCGTCAGCAGCTGCTGGGCCTTGCCGGTTCCGGTTTTTCGGCCAGGGCGTGA
- the guaA gene encoding glutamine-hydrolyzing GMP synthase: protein MPNHTLHAEKILILDFGSQYTQLIARRVREAHIYSEIHPWSITLEEILAFDPRGIILSGGHQSVYDPNAPTVDKGLFELGVPVLGICYGMHLITKLMGGEVTPADKREYGPARVRAGEESSLTHNFFIDGETDVWMSHGDHVEKLPTGFVTSAASDNAPIAAMSHNKRRIFGVQFHPEVNHTPRGEFLIENFIELCGCTRQWTPSHFVDYAISQARDQVGGDHVVLGLSGGVDSSVVAALLHRAIGGQLTCVFVDNGLLRLNEGDEVMETFARHLGVKVIRVDAEDRFISRLEGVTDPEKKRKIIGHTFIEVFEEEANKIPGVKWLAQGTIYPDVIESAGAKTGVATAIKSHHNVGGLPERMGLDLLEPLRELFKDEVRQVGLELGLPRRMIYRHPFPGPGLGVRILGEVKKPFADLLRRADAIYLDELYATGHYGRIAQAFAVFLPVKSVGVMGDGRSYEHVVALRAVETKDYMTASWYPMPYDLLSRIANRIINEVPGVNRVVYDITSKPPGTIEWE from the coding sequence ATGCCGAACCACACCCTCCACGCCGAAAAAATCCTCATTCTGGATTTCGGCTCTCAATATACCCAGCTCATCGCCCGCCGGGTGCGGGAGGCCCATATCTATTCGGAAATACACCCCTGGTCCATCACCCTGGAGGAGATTCTCGCCTTCGATCCCAGGGGCATCATTCTTTCCGGTGGCCACCAGTCGGTCTACGACCCAAACGCCCCGACGGTGGACAAGGGGCTTTTTGAGCTGGGGGTGCCGGTATTGGGCATCTGCTACGGCATGCACCTGATCACCAAGCTCATGGGGGGTGAGGTAACGCCAGCTGACAAAAGAGAGTATGGACCGGCACGGGTGCGGGCTGGAGAAGAAAGTTCCCTCACCCACAACTTTTTCATCGATGGAGAGACCGATGTCTGGATGAGCCACGGTGACCATGTGGAAAAATTGCCCACCGGTTTTGTCACCTCCGCCGCCAGCGACAACGCCCCCATCGCCGCCATGTCCCACAATAAGCGGCGCATCTTTGGTGTGCAGTTTCACCCGGAGGTGAACCACACCCCCCGGGGGGAATTTTTAATCGAAAACTTTATCGAACTCTGCGGTTGCACCCGCCAATGGACCCCCAGCCATTTTGTCGACTATGCCATCTCCCAGGCCCGGGATCAGGTGGGAGGGGATCATGTGGTGCTGGGACTCTCCGGGGGGGTGGACTCTTCGGTGGTCGCGGCCTTGCTGCATCGGGCCATCGGTGGCCAACTCACCTGCGTTTTTGTCGATAACGGCCTCCTGCGCCTGAACGAAGGGGACGAGGTGATGGAGACCTTTGCCCGCCACCTGGGGGTCAAGGTGATCCGGGTGGATGCTGAGGATCGGTTTATCAGCCGGTTGGAGGGGGTCACCGATCCTGAAAAAAAACGCAAGATCATCGGTCACACCTTTATTGAGGTGTTCGAGGAGGAGGCCAACAAGATTCCCGGTGTCAAATGGCTGGCCCAGGGGACCATCTATCCGGATGTAATCGAATCAGCCGGAGCCAAAACAGGGGTGGCCACCGCCATCAAATCCCATCACAACGTGGGGGGCCTGCCGGAGCGGATGGGGTTGGATCTGCTGGAGCCTCTGCGGGAGCTTTTCAAGGATGAGGTGCGGCAGGTAGGTTTGGAGCTGGGGCTGCCCCGGCGGATGATCTATCGCCATCCCTTCCCCGGGCCGGGTCTGGGGGTGCGGATTTTGGGAGAGGTAAAAAAACCCTTTGCCGATCTATTGCGCCGGGCGGATGCCATCTATCTGGATGAGCTTTACGCCACCGGCCACTATGGCCGAATCGCCCAGGCGTTTGCGGTATTTCTACCGGTAAAAAGCGTCGGGGTGATGGGGGATGGTCGCAGCTATGAACATGTGGTGGCGCTCAGGGCGGTGGAAACCAAGGATTATATGACCGCTTCCTGGTATCCCATGCCCTATGACCTGCTCTCCCGCATCGCCAACCGCATCATCAATGAGGTGCCGGGGGTCAATCGGGTGGTCTACGACATCACCTCCAAACCCCCCGGAACCATCGAGTGGGAGTAA